In one window of Gadus chalcogrammus isolate NIFS_2021 chromosome 12, NIFS_Gcha_1.0, whole genome shotgun sequence DNA:
- the LOC130392754 gene encoding uncharacterized protein LOC130392754 — translation MSQPGVPAATREEEIEVLRRCMARMAEQLAREPSHAAPTKRLTKLGPDDDVEAYLEIFERTAARERWPADQWGYILAPFLSGDAQRAYRDLSTAQAAHYPTLKRAILAHYGHSLPAQAQRFHDWVYDPLGSVRSQVSQLVRLAERWLVEGEGPPHLDRLVIDRCIRALPTGAKRWASGNQPRTVNDLVELLENHQVTQRLCGGATPAPGGAGETRTERRGRTPESQRTQAPPTRAPAYPNQTIADRRGPAPPTQREEWRCYTCGQTGHLARHCPGAGDVSMPTASPSDRRGGACLRTTCGSHERTDTPSLPVRVGRHDTHALLDSGSVVTLVRPPRTRPRRLRSRPAYMASHPTPSRSDSNESPDRAPREAARQAPASSTVSLPPGTPDTLTGSEQAPPPDEEESPPLIDFTDYPLADGGGPGKGGQFATAQLEDDALRHAWGHVQVHEGLSRDSVSDRRYPHFSTRGGLLYRVVQRGGKEVEQLLVPRPYVSKVLYMAHTHLLGAHLGVDKTRDRILDRFFWPGVKRNVEDYCRACPECQHTAPRPTVRNPLIPMPLIEVPFDRLGLDIVGPLPKTSRGHRYILVMVDYATRYPEAVPLRAATAKAVARELMVLCSRVGIVREILTDQGSCFMSRVLKGLTSLLQIRHLRTSVYHPQTDGLVERFNKTLKSMLKKVMEADGKNWDQLLPHVLFAVREVPQASTGFSPFELLYGRRPRGLLDIARDAWESQPSPHRTVVEHVEQMRGRMAQIWPVVREHLGRAQQAQARVYNRGAKLRTFNPGDQVLVLVPTAECKFLAKWQGPYDVIDRVGEVNYRVRQPGRRKTIQVYHINLLKQWHPPTALRDPALLSLSAQLPLPEVPVGDQLSPSQSQDLKEVVLQHLDVFSERPGRTATVSHDIKTEPGVRVRLRPYRIPEARRAAIRAEVTSMLQMGIIEESHSAWSSPVVLVPKPDGSYRFCNDFRKLNEVSAFDAYPMPRIDELIERLGPARFITTLDLTKGYWQVPLTQRAREKTAFATPDGLYQYTVLPFGVHGAPATFQRMMDRVLRAHREYAAAYIDDIVIHSSTWDRHLHHLRAVLGALRAAGLTANPKKCHLGLEEASYLGYRVGRGSVKPQEEKVQTIQTWPRPRTKKQVKSFLGLVGYYQRFIPAFATLASPLHELTRRALPDRVEWTEEVDEAFLSLRRALCTEPLLITPDFNLPFVVHTDASEVGLGAVLSQVRSGEEHPVTYISRKLLTSEKAYSTVEKEALAIKWAVEKLRYYLLGRTFTLVTDHAPLKWMATAKDTNARVTRWFLALQDYHFQVVHRPGRAHANADALSRRDACLGLCRADPDLQLRGGVCGNPDPTEEFEPRQRPLRGQVVRGRYVPLGAAMREGASSAPAQSRRCGAPGGARQRRGLNGRVDTSQENATERERRSGWRLPEPPLMPIRFPPGLSRRRRRGSRPRPPQQDQTRRGALYSQTRKNLSSLLCSFLS, via the coding sequence ATGAGTCAACCCGGAGTCCCGGCCGCGACGCGGGAGGAGGAGATCGAGGTGCTGCGGCGATGCATGGCCCGGATGGCTGAGCAGCTCGCACGGGAGCCGTCCCACGCCGCCCCCACGAAGCGGCTCACCAAACTGGGACCGGACGATGACGTTGAGGCCTACCTGGAGATTTTTGAGCGGACCGCGGCCCGTGAGAGGTGGCCAGCGGACCAGTGGGGCTACATACTGGCGCCTTTCCTGTCCGGGGACGCTCAACGCGCCTACCGCGACCTCAGCACGGCCCAGGCGGCGCACTACCCCACGCTCAAGCGGGCCATCCTCGCCCACTACGGCCACAGCCTCCCAGCCCAGGCGCAGCGGTTCCACGACTGGGTGTACGACCCCCTGGGCTCGGTGAGGAGCCAGGTATCACAACTCGTCCGCCTGGCGGAGCGGTGGCTCGTCGAGGGGGAGGGTCCCCCGCACCTGGACCGGCTGGTGATCGACCGCTGCATCCGAGCCCTGCCCACCGGGGCCAAACGCTGGGCCTCCGGAAACCAACCCAGGACGGTGAACGACCTCGTGGAGCTACTGGAGAACCACCAGGTCACCCAGCGGCTGTGCGGCGGGGCGACCCcggccccggggggggcgggggagacgcGGACCGAGCGGCGCGGACGGACGCCGGAGAGCCAGCGCACCCAGGCACCGCCCACCCGCGCACCCGCCTACCCGAACCAGACCATCGCGGACCGCCGAGGGCCCGCCCCTCCgacccagagagaggagtggaggtgctACACGTGCGGCCAAACGGGCCACCTGGCCCGCCACTGTCCCGGAGCCGGAGACGTATCCATGCCCACGGCCAGTCCGTccgacaggagagggggggccTGCCTCCGCACCACCTGCGGGTCCCACGAGAGGACCGACACCCCCAGCCTACCGGTCCGCGTGGGGAGGCACGACACCCACGCCCTGCTCGACTCCGGGAGCGTGGTTACGCTGGTCCGACCCCCTCGGACCCGACCCCGCCGGCTGCGTAGCCGGCCCGCCTATATGGCCTCCCACCCGACGCCTTCCCGGTCCGACTCGAACGAGTCCCCCGACAGGGCCCCGAGAGAGGCGGCACGACAGGCCCCCGCCTCGTCCACGGTGTCCCTTCCCCCGGGGACCCCGGACACGTTGACGGGCTCCGAGCAGGCCCCTCCGCCAGACGAGGAGGAGTCTCCGCCCCTCATCGACTTCACCGACTACCCCCTGGCCGACGGGGGAGGACCCGGCAAGGGAGGACAGTTCGCCACCGCCCAGCTGGAGGACGACGCCCTCCGCCACGCCTGGGGACACGTCCAGGTCCACGAGGGCCTCTCGCGGGACTCGGTGAGTGACAGGCGGTACCCACACTTCAGCACAAGGGGGGGGTTACTATACCGGGTGGTACAGAGAGGGGGTAAGGAGGTAGAACAGTTGCTCGTTCCAAGGCCGTACGTCAGCAAGGTCCTCTACATGGCCCATACACACCTATTGGGGGCTCACCTGGGGGTGGACAAGACGAGGGACAGAATCCTGGACCGATTCTTCTGGCCGGGGGTAAAACGGAACGTAGAGGACTACTGCCGGGCGTGCCCCGAGTGCCAACACACCGCCCCGAGGCCCACGGTCCGGAACCCCCTCATACCGATGCCGCTGATAGAGGTCCCGTTCGACCGGCTGGGGCTAGACATCGTAGGTCCCCTCCCCAAGACTAGTCGAGGTCACCGCTATATCCTAGTCATGGTGGATTACGCCACACGGTACCCAGAGGCAGTTCCTCTACGGGCCGCCACCGCCAAGGCAGTGGCGAGGGAGCTAATGGTCTTATGCAGCCGGGTGGGAATCGTCCGGGAGATCCTGACGGACCAGGGGTCCTGTTTTATGTCCCGGGTGTTGAAAGGCCTCACCAGTCTGTTACAGATCCGCCACCTCCGGACCTCCGTCTACCATCCCCAAACCGACGGGTTGGTGGAGAGGTTTAACAAAACCCTGAAGTCCATGCTAAAAAAGGTCATGGAAGCCGATGGGAAGAATTGGGACCAGCTGCTTCCGCATGTCCTATTCGCCGTTCGAGAGGTGCCCCAGGCCTCCACGGGATTCTCGCCGTTCGAGCTCCTCTACGGCCGGCGACCAAGAGGGCTGCTCGACATCGCCCGGGACGCCTGGGAGAGCCAACCATCACCCCACCGCACCGTTGTCGAGCATGTGGAGCAGATGCGCGGCCGGATGGCGCAGATCTGGCCCGTGGTCCGGGAACACCTCGGTCGGGCCCAGCAAGCCCAAGCCCGGGTGTACAACCGAGGGGCCAAGCTCCGCACCTTCAACCCGGGGGACCAGGTGCTGGTCCTCGTCCCGACTGCTGAGTGTAAGTTCCTGGCCAAATGGCAAGGCCCCTACGACGTCATCGACCGCGTCGGCGAAGTCAACTACCGGGTGCGGCAACCAGGGAGGCGCAAGACCATCCAggtctaccacatcaacctgctgaagcAGTGGCACCCACCAACCGCCCTGCGGGATCCAGCCCTCCTGTCCCTATCCGCCCAACTACCCCTGCCCGAGGTACCAGTGGGGGACCAGCTGAGCCCCAGCCAGTCCCAGGACCTGAAGGAAGTggtcctccagcacctcgaCGTCTTCTCGGAGCGGCCCGGAAGGACCGCGACCGTCAGCCACGACATCAAGACGGAACCGGGAGTCAGAGTCCGACTCCGGCCCTACCGCATTCCGGAGGCACGGCGGGCCGCCATCCGAGCGGAAGTCACCAGCATGCTGCAGATGGGGATCATCGAGGAGTCCCACAGCGCCTGGTCCAGCCCggtggtcctggtccccaaacCGGACGGGTCGTACCGCTTCTGCAATGACTTCCGGAAGCTGAACGAAGTGTCGGccttcgacgcctaccccatgccccgcaTAGACGAGCTAATAGAGCGGCTGGGGCCGGCCCGGTTCATTACCACCCTGGACCTGAcgaaggggtactggcaggtcccTCTCACTCAGCGGGCCCGGGAGAAGACAGCATTTGCCACCCCCGACGGGCTGTACCAGTACACGGTCCTCCCGTTCGGGGTGCACGGGGCGCCCGCGACCTTCCAGCGCATGATGGACCGGGTCCTACGGGCCCACAGGGAATATGCCGCCGCCTACATAGACGACATCGTCATCCACAGCAGCACCTGGGACCGGCACCTACATCACCTCCGTGCCGTCCTGGGAGCGCTCCGAGCCGCCGGCCTCACGGCCAACCCCAAAAAGTGCCACCTGGGCCTCGAAGAGGCGTCCTACCTGGGCTACCGGGTGGGGAGGGGCAGCGTAAAACCGCAAGAGGAGAAGGTGCAGACCATCCAGACCTGGCCCCGGCCGAGGACGAAGAAACAGGTGAAGTCGTTCCTGGGCCTGGTGGGATATTACCAGCGCTTCATCCCGGCGTTCGCGACCctggccagccccctccacGAGTTGACGCGGAGGGCTCTGCCTGACCGGGTCGAGTGGACAGAGGAGGTCGACGAGGCGTTCTTGTCCCTCCGACGGGCCCTCTGCACCGAGCCCCTCCTGATCACCCCGGACTTCAACCTCCCCTTCGTCGTCCACACCGACGCGTCCGAGGTGGGCCTGGGAGCGGTCCTATCCCAGGTCCGGTCGGGCGAGGAGCACCCGGTGACCTACATCAGCCGGAAACTCCTGACCAGCGAGAAAGCCTACTCGACCGTAGAAAAGGAGGCGCTGGCTATAAAGTGGGCCGTGGAGAAGCTCCGCTATTACCTCCTCGGACGCACCTTCACCCTGGTcacagaccacgcccccctgaagtggatggccaCGGCCAAGGACACCAACGCCCGGGTGACGCGCTGGTTCCTGGCCCTGCAGGACTACCACTTCCAGGTGGTCCACCGGCCCGGACGCGCACACGCCAACGCAGACGCACTGTCCCGGAGGGACGCCTGCCTAGGCCTATGCCGGGCAGACCCCGACTTgcagctgagggggggggtgtgtggcaaccccgatcccacggaggagttcgagccccgccagcgccctctccgcgggcaGGTAGTCAGGGGGAGATATGTGCCGCTCGGCGCAGCGATGCGGGAGGGAGCATCGAGCGCACCCGCGCAATCACGGAGATGCGGAGCACCCGGCGGAGCAAGACAGCGGAGGGGACTTAACGGCCGCGTGGACACCAGTCAGGAGAACGCGACCGAACGGGAAAGACGCAGCGGGTGGAGATTACCCGAACCCCCGCTAATGCCAATACGCTTCCCCCCCGGACTAAGCCGCCGAAGACGCAGGGGatcgagaccccgccccccgcagcaggaccagacccggCGCGGCGCCCTTTATTCCCAGACCCGGAAGAACCTGAGTTCACTCCTTTGTTCCTTTCTTTCATAA